From Yersinia hibernica, a single genomic window includes:
- a CDS encoding IS1 family transposase (programmed frameshift), producing the protein MAKVDVKCPFCEQIESVKKHGLGKAKLQRYRCQSCCRTFQLDYAYRACQPGMKSQIVDLAMNNAGIRDTARALHISINAVVRTPKKLSPRVVTTLPLDNLQIQLICEVDEMWSFVGNKKRQRWLWYAWEPRLKRIVAHAFGRRSKMTQCKLLGLLSGFRVAFWCTDNFSAYEMLPATKDITGKLYTQRIERKNLNLRNRLKRLNRKTLGYSKSAEMHDKIIGTFIEREHYLQ; encoded by the exons ATGGCTAAAGTTGACGTAAAATGCCCGTTTTGTGAGCAAATCGAATCTGTTAAAAAGCATGGCCTGGGTAAGGCCAAACTTCAGCGCTATCGGTGCCAGTCGTGCTGCCGTACTTTCCAGCTCGATTATGCTTATCGCGCCTGCCAACCCGGCATGAAATCACAAATTGTCGACCTTGCAATGAACAATGCCGGTATTCGAGACACTGCCCGAGCTTTACATATCAGCATTAATGCCGTTGTGCGCACAC CTAAAAAACTCTCGCCGAGAGTTGTAACCACGCTTCCTCTGGATAACCTGCAAATTCAGCTTATCTGTGAAGTTGATGAAATGTGGTCGTTTGTTGGCAATAAAAAGCGTCAGCGTTGGCTGTGGTATGCATGGGAGCCTCGTCTCAAACGTATTGTTGCTCATGCTTTTGGGCGCAGGAGCAAAATGACGCAGTGCAAATTACTGGGTTTACTGTCGGGCTTCAGAGTCGCCTTCTGGTGTACAGACAACTTCAGTGCTTATGAGATGTTACCGGCTACAAAAGACATCACAGGTAAGCTTTACACCCAGCGGATTGAACGCAAAAACCTGAATCTTCGTAACCGGTTAAAACGACTGAATCGCAAAACGCTTGGGTACTCAAAATCGGCAGAAATGCATGACAAGATAATCGGCACGTTCATTGAGCGTGAGCATTACCTGCAATGA
- the rpoS gene encoding RNA polymerase sigma factor RpoS — protein sequence MSQNTLKVNELHEDADFDENSTETEIFDEKALVENEPTESELAEDELLAQGVTQRVLDATQLYLGEIGYSPLLTAEEEVYFARRALRGDVPSRRRMIESNLRLVVKIARRYSNRGLALLDLIEEGNLGLIRAVEKFDPERGFRFSTYATWWIRQTIERAIMNQTRTIRLPIHIVKELNVYLRTARELSHKLDHEPSAEEIAEQLDKPVDDVSRMLRLNERITSVDTPLGGDSEKALLDILSDENENGPEDTTQDDDMKQSIVKWLFELNAKQREVLARRFGLLGYEAATLEDVGREIGLTRERVRQIQVEGLRRLREILQAQGLSIEALFRE from the coding sequence ATGAGCCAAAATACGCTGAAAGTTAACGAGTTGCATGAAGATGCTGATTTTGATGAAAACAGTACGGAAACTGAAATTTTCGACGAAAAAGCATTAGTAGAAAATGAGCCTACTGAAAGCGAGTTAGCAGAAGATGAGCTGTTGGCGCAAGGCGTTACCCAGCGAGTGCTGGACGCGACGCAGCTCTATCTTGGTGAGATTGGTTATTCGCCGTTGCTGACCGCGGAAGAAGAGGTTTATTTTGCCCGGCGTGCATTGCGCGGAGATGTGCCTTCACGTCGGCGTATGATTGAAAGTAACTTGCGGCTGGTAGTGAAGATTGCCCGCCGTTACAGTAATCGCGGTTTAGCGCTGCTGGATTTGATTGAAGAGGGTAACCTTGGTCTGATCCGCGCAGTGGAAAAGTTTGACCCTGAACGCGGTTTTCGTTTCTCCACTTATGCCACTTGGTGGATACGCCAGACCATTGAACGGGCGATAATGAACCAAACCCGTACTATTCGTCTGCCTATCCATATCGTCAAAGAATTAAACGTTTATTTGCGTACGGCACGAGAACTTTCTCATAAATTGGATCATGAACCGAGTGCGGAAGAGATTGCTGAGCAACTCGACAAACCGGTCGATGACGTGAGCCGTATGTTACGCCTTAACGAACGTATCACTTCTGTTGATACACCTTTAGGCGGCGATTCAGAGAAAGCCCTGCTAGATATTCTGTCTGACGAAAATGAAAACGGCCCAGAAGACACCACGCAAGATGACGATATGAAGCAAAGTATCGTGAAATGGTTGTTCGAATTGAATGCTAAACAGCGTGAAGTTCTGGCCCGTCGATTTGGTCTGTTAGGATATGAAGCAGCAACGTTGGAAGATGTGGGCCGCGAGATTGGTTTAACACGTGAACGTGTTCGCCAGATTCAGGTTGAAGGTCTGCGTCGTTTGCGGGAAATTCTGCAAGCTCAGGGCCTGAGTATTGAAGCATTGTTCCGCGAATAA
- the mutS gene encoding DNA mismatch repair protein MutS → MEKHSKINDKNVIIKGTENHTPMMQQYLRLKAQHPEILLFYRMGDFYELFYDDAKRASQLLDISLTKRGASAGEPIPMAGVPYHSIENYLAKLVQLGESAAICEQIGDPATSKGPVERKVVRIVTPGTVSDEALLQERQDNLLAAIWQDARGFGYATLDISSGRFRVAEPADLETMAAELQRTNPAELLYPENFEQMSLIEPRHGLRRRPLWEFELETAKQQLNLQFGTRDLIGFGVEHAHQALRAAGCLLQYVKDTQRTSLPHIRGLTMERQQDGIVMDAATRRNLELTQNLSGGTENTLAAILDCSVTAMGSRMLKRWLHAPIRDLKMLTDRQQAIGGLQDITAELQTPLRQVGDLERILARLALRTARPRDLARMRHAFQQLPEIHRLLQPVNVPHVQNLCSQVGQFDELQDLLERAIVETPPVLVRDGGVIAPGYNAELDEWRALADGATDYLDRLEIREREKLGLDTLKVGFNGVHGYYIQVSRGQSHLVPIHYVRRQTLKNAERYIIPELKEYEDKVLTSKGKALAIEKGLYEEIFDLLLPHLSALQISANALAELDVLANLAERAETLNYNCPVLSDKAGIKITGGRHPVVEQVLSEPFISNPLTLSPQRRMLIITGPNMGGKSTYMRQTALIVLLAHMGSYVPADQATIGPVDRIFTRVGAADDLASGRSTFMVEMTETANILHNATEQSLVLMDEIGRGTSTYDGLSLAWACAENLASRIKAMTLFATHYFELTTLPEKMEGVVNVHLDALEHGETIAFMHSVQDGAASKSYGLAVAALAGVPREVIKRARQKLKELESLSNNAAASKIDGSQLTLLNEEVSPAVEALEALDPDSLSPRQALEWIYRLKNMV, encoded by the coding sequence ATGGAAAAACACAGTAAAATCAACGACAAAAATGTTATAATTAAAGGCACGGAAAATCACACGCCGATGATGCAGCAGTATCTTCGGCTCAAAGCCCAACACCCTGAAATCCTCCTGTTTTATCGGATGGGAGATTTCTATGAGCTGTTCTACGATGATGCCAAACGCGCATCACAGTTACTGGATATCTCACTGACGAAACGCGGTGCTTCTGCCGGTGAACCGATTCCGATGGCCGGGGTTCCCTATCATTCGATAGAAAACTATCTGGCAAAACTGGTTCAATTGGGTGAGTCAGCAGCTATCTGCGAACAAATCGGTGATCCTGCCACCAGTAAAGGGCCTGTTGAGCGCAAAGTGGTGCGCATTGTCACCCCTGGCACGGTGAGCGATGAGGCTTTGCTGCAAGAACGGCAGGATAATCTGCTGGCAGCTATTTGGCAGGATGCTCGTGGGTTTGGTTATGCAACACTGGATATCAGTTCAGGGCGCTTTAGGGTTGCAGAACCCGCAGACCTTGAAACCATGGCGGCCGAGCTGCAACGAACCAATCCAGCAGAGTTACTTTATCCAGAAAACTTCGAGCAAATGTCGTTAATCGAACCGCGACATGGCTTACGCCGCCGCCCATTATGGGAGTTTGAGCTGGAAACCGCCAAGCAGCAGCTCAATCTGCAATTCGGCACTCGAGATTTAATCGGTTTTGGTGTTGAACATGCGCATCAGGCACTGCGGGCTGCCGGCTGCTTGCTGCAATATGTCAAAGATACCCAACGAACTTCACTGCCCCATATCCGTGGCTTGACCATGGAGCGCCAGCAAGACGGCATTGTTATGGATGCCGCGACCCGTCGGAATCTCGAACTGACCCAAAACTTGTCAGGGGGGACGGAGAACACACTGGCTGCGATTCTTGATTGCAGTGTGACCGCGATGGGCAGCCGCATGCTAAAACGCTGGCTACATGCCCCCATTCGTGACCTTAAAATGTTGACTGATCGCCAGCAAGCCATTGGTGGTCTGCAAGATATTACGGCTGAACTGCAAACGCCGTTGCGCCAGGTCGGGGATTTAGAACGTATTCTGGCACGCCTGGCTCTGCGGACGGCTCGCCCAAGAGATCTGGCAAGAATGCGCCATGCTTTTCAACAATTGCCAGAGATTCACCGCTTATTGCAACCGGTGAATGTTCCCCATGTGCAAAATTTATGCTCACAAGTCGGCCAGTTTGATGAGTTACAAGACCTACTGGAACGCGCCATCGTCGAAACTCCGCCAGTATTAGTGCGTGATGGCGGCGTCATCGCCCCAGGATATAATGCAGAATTAGACGAATGGCGGGCACTGGCTGACGGCGCAACCGATTATCTTGATCGTTTGGAAATTCGTGAACGCGAAAAGTTGGGGCTGGATACACTAAAAGTCGGTTTTAATGGTGTCCATGGCTATTACATCCAAGTTAGCCGTGGCCAAAGCCATCTGGTACCTATTCATTATGTCCGCCGACAAACCCTAAAAAATGCCGAGCGTTATATTATTCCAGAACTGAAAGAGTATGAAGATAAGGTTCTGACGTCTAAGGGAAAAGCGCTGGCGATTGAAAAAGGGCTGTACGAAGAAATTTTCGATTTACTGTTACCGCATCTCTCTGCATTGCAAATCAGTGCCAATGCGCTGGCTGAACTCGATGTGTTGGCGAACTTGGCCGAAAGAGCAGAAACACTTAACTATAACTGCCCTGTTCTGAGTGACAAAGCGGGGATAAAAATTACCGGTGGTCGTCATCCGGTGGTGGAGCAGGTGCTCAGCGAGCCATTTATTTCTAACCCGCTGACATTATCACCTCAGCGGCGCATGCTTATCATTACTGGCCCCAATATGGGCGGTAAAAGCACTTATATGCGCCAAACGGCATTGATCGTCTTACTGGCTCATATGGGAAGTTATGTTCCTGCGGATCAAGCCACTATCGGGCCGGTTGATCGTATTTTCACCCGAGTCGGTGCTGCTGATGATTTAGCATCAGGTCGTTCCACCTTTATGGTCGAAATGACTGAAACTGCTAATATTTTGCATAATGCTACCGAGCAAAGTTTGGTGTTAATGGATGAAATTGGTCGCGGCACCTCAACTTATGATGGTTTATCATTGGCTTGGGCCTGCGCTGAAAATCTGGCCAGCCGTATCAAAGCCATGACGCTATTTGCAACCCACTACTTTGAGCTAACAACCCTACCGGAAAAAATGGAGGGTGTGGTTAATGTTCACCTTGATGCACTGGAACATGGCGAAACCATCGCCTTTATGCACAGTGTACAAGATGGCGCGGCCAGTAAAAGTTATGGTCTGGCGGTAGCCGCTCTGGCCGGTGTACCGCGGGAAGTGATTAAGCGCGCGCGGCAAAAGCTGAAAGAGCTGGAATCTTTGTCTAATAATGCCGCGGCAAGCAAGATTGATGGCTCGCAACTGACATTGCTCAATGAAGAAGTATCACCTGCAGTCGAAGCCTTAGAAGCGCTGGATCCAGACTCACTGTCACCACGCCAGGCACTGGAGTGGATTTATCGCCTGAAGAATATGGTGTAA
- the gltS gene encoding sodium/glutamate symporter yields the protein MFQFDANGTLVIASLVLLLGRQCVKHISILQKYAIPEPIAGGLLLALLFLLIHQTTGWEANFDTSLRDPLMLTFFASIGLNANLASLRAGGKVLVRFFVVVIGLLLLQNMVGIGMATLLGLDPLMGLLVGTITLSGGHGTGAAWSAVFADDYGLSNATEVAMACATFGLVLGGLIAGPVALYLIKHSATPEGRAEDSLQPTTFEKPQSGRVITALVLVETIAMITICLMAGRYIAGLLAETIFALPVFVYVLFIGVILSNLLLYTGFYQVFDRAVSVVGNVSLSLFLAIALMSLKLWELASLALPMLAILIVQMLTMALYAIFVTYRVMGKNYDAAVLSAGHCGLGLGATPTAIANMQAITERFGPSHVAFLIIPMVGAFFLDIANAIVIKLSLLLPMFTPLG from the coding sequence ATGTTTCAATTTGATGCCAATGGCACGCTCGTTATCGCTTCGCTGGTGTTATTGCTTGGACGGCAATGCGTCAAGCACATTTCTATCTTGCAAAAATACGCCATACCCGAACCCATTGCGGGGGGATTATTACTCGCATTACTCTTTTTGCTTATTCATCAGACCACAGGTTGGGAAGCCAACTTTGATACCTCGCTGCGTGACCCATTAATGCTAACGTTTTTTGCCTCCATTGGGCTGAATGCAAATTTGGCCAGTTTACGGGCGGGCGGTAAGGTTTTGGTTCGATTTTTTGTCGTCGTGATAGGGCTATTGTTGCTGCAAAACATGGTGGGTATCGGTATGGCGACCTTGCTAGGACTGGATCCGCTGATGGGGCTGCTGGTCGGCACCATCACCCTTTCGGGAGGGCATGGAACCGGTGCGGCGTGGAGTGCTGTTTTTGCCGATGATTACGGTTTAAGTAACGCAACGGAAGTTGCTATGGCCTGCGCAACATTCGGTTTAGTCTTGGGCGGATTGATTGCTGGCCCAGTCGCACTTTATCTTATCAAGCACTCTGCTACGCCAGAGGGGAGGGCGGAAGATAGCTTGCAACCGACGACGTTCGAAAAACCTCAGTCTGGGCGAGTGATTACTGCATTGGTCTTGGTCGAAACTATCGCCATGATTACCATTTGTTTGATGGCGGGTCGCTATATTGCGGGATTGTTGGCAGAGACTATTTTCGCATTGCCGGTATTCGTGTATGTGCTCTTTATTGGGGTTATTCTCAGTAACTTACTTCTTTATACTGGATTTTATCAGGTATTCGATCGCGCGGTTTCGGTGGTGGGTAACGTCAGCCTTTCACTTTTCCTCGCCATTGCACTGATGAGTCTAAAATTATGGGAGTTGGCTTCTTTGGCATTGCCCATGTTGGCGATTTTAATTGTGCAGATGCTGACGATGGCGCTGTATGCCATATTTGTGACTTATCGGGTGATGGGTAAAAATTACGATGCGGCAGTGCTTTCTGCAGGGCATTGTGGTTTAGGTTTAGGGGCGACACCTACCGCTATTGCTAATATGCAGGCGATTACCGAGCGTTTCGGTCCCTCACATGTCGCGTTTCTTATTATCCCGATGGTCGGTGCATTCTTCTTGGATATAGCCAACGCGATTGTCATCAAACTTTCGTTATTATTGCCGATGTTTACGCCATTGGGGTAA
- a CDS encoding integrase arm-type DNA-binding domain-containing protein yields MKINLNQQLVAKTLSIDYKPRILPDGQLIFELNEDRKPYFITDAHRDAPVGFGIKVSTNKKVYYIQRRVSDSDSGMQVIRATLGSVSDFDNIAQARDEARRYVQQMKQTKRNPNKVKRETHASELMIKEIFEQYRRHLTTRSSIQCVDHAVESLFLKCASDG; encoded by the coding sequence ATGAAAATCAATCTAAATCAACAGCTTGTGGCTAAGACATTATCTATTGATTATAAGCCGAGGATCTTACCTGACGGCCAATTGATCTTTGAACTTAACGAAGACCGTAAACCGTACTTTATCACAGATGCTCATCGTGACGCGCCAGTCGGATTTGGTATAAAGGTTTCAACCAACAAGAAGGTGTATTATATCCAGAGAAGGGTTTCTGACTCGGATTCTGGTATGCAAGTGATTAGAGCTACCCTTGGAAGCGTTAGCGACTTTGATAACATCGCACAAGCCCGCGATGAGGCCCGTCGTTATGTTCAACAGATGAAACAGACGAAGCGCAATCCAAATAAAGTCAAACGAGAAACACATGCTTCAGAACTAATGATAAAAGAGATCTTTGAGCAATATAGAAGGCATTTAACTACCCGGTCAAGTATTCAATGTGTTGATCATGCGGTAGAATCACTCTTTTTGAAGTGTGCATCTGATGGCTAA
- a CDS encoding SH3 domain-containing C40 family peptidase, which produces MKRIQLSGGVKPLYLMIPLLLSACHTPPFQSQVHNTMSVSAENIDPTKSLFPLENYSQSVDKWLPPGPEMHVPVIDAATQQRHFSALQSHYFGMGQDEQSPWNPHHISSILSHEAESIRDANINKYLSKSSVSWGENFRVHSDDWKQAIRDNANTNIDPIYRPYARGITVKEALVRILPTVDPAYDDPRKAGQGYPFDNLQESSIRTGTPVYVIADSRDRSWKYVISPSVTGWVHSEDIATVDQPFVTEWLALAKGNLGAFINEPVSVHENGQYYFTARPGTILPFRNKQSDLFLTAIPVRDVDGRAKIRWVSLKEGEFIAMPWKMTPSNIATLMKSMKGRPYGWGNYNFYNDCSAEIRSLLMPFGIFLLRNSASQIQAATRVVDLSQEDTNARIRYLMEHGKPFTTLVYIPGHIMLYIGNAVINGQNVPMTYQNIWGLRPAGSNSRSIIGGSVFFPLLASYPENPELMSLAGKAQFKLGFIE; this is translated from the coding sequence ATGAAAAGAATTCAGTTGTCTGGCGGCGTGAAGCCCCTTTATTTGATGATTCCTCTGCTGTTATCGGCATGCCACACCCCTCCATTCCAATCGCAAGTGCACAACACAATGTCTGTATCAGCAGAAAACATTGACCCGACCAAATCGCTTTTTCCTCTGGAGAATTATTCGCAGTCTGTCGATAAATGGCTCCCACCTGGCCCTGAAATGCATGTTCCAGTCATCGATGCCGCCACACAGCAACGGCATTTTTCTGCCCTACAATCCCACTATTTTGGCATGGGACAAGATGAACAATCGCCTTGGAATCCTCATCACATCAGTTCCATTCTGAGTCATGAAGCTGAAAGTATCCGAGATGCCAACATTAACAAGTACCTCAGTAAAAGCAGTGTTTCTTGGGGAGAAAACTTTAGGGTCCATTCTGATGACTGGAAACAGGCGATAAGAGATAACGCGAATACCAACATTGACCCTATTTATCGCCCCTATGCTCGGGGTATTACCGTCAAGGAGGCACTGGTCAGGATTCTCCCAACTGTCGATCCGGCTTATGACGACCCTCGCAAAGCTGGGCAGGGATACCCATTTGACAATTTACAGGAGTCCTCCATCCGTACTGGCACCCCTGTGTACGTCATCGCAGATAGTCGCGACAGAAGCTGGAAATACGTCATATCCCCATCTGTCACTGGATGGGTTCACAGCGAAGATATCGCGACAGTAGATCAGCCGTTTGTCACCGAATGGTTGGCGCTGGCGAAAGGAAACCTCGGCGCGTTCATTAATGAGCCTGTTTCCGTCCATGAAAATGGGCAGTATTATTTCACGGCTCGTCCTGGCACTATCTTGCCATTTCGTAATAAACAGTCGGACCTTTTTCTGACCGCAATACCAGTACGTGACGTTGACGGCCGCGCAAAAATTCGGTGGGTCAGCCTGAAAGAAGGCGAGTTCATTGCAATGCCTTGGAAAATGACGCCCAGTAATATTGCAACGCTGATGAAGTCGATGAAAGGCAGACCCTATGGTTGGGGAAATTATAATTTCTATAACGACTGTTCTGCCGAAATACGCAGCTTACTGATGCCTTTCGGTATATTTCTTCTCAGAAACTCCGCAAGTCAGATACAGGCGGCGACCAGAGTCGTTGACCTCAGTCAAGAGGATACCAACGCGCGGATCCGTTATCTCATGGAACATGGCAAGCCATTCACCACGCTGGTCTACATTCCGGGGCATATCATGTTGTATATCGGCAACGCGGTGATTAACGGGCAGAATGTACCGATGACCTATCAAAATATATGGGGGCTGCGACCAGCAGGATCTAATAGCCGGAGTATTATTGGCGGTTCAGTATTCTTCCCGTTATTAGCCTCCTATCCAGAGAACCCTGAATTGATGTCGCTGGCAGGTAAAGCGCAGTTTAAACTGGGATTTATTGAATAA
- a CDS encoding carbonic anhydrase codes for MSESPISQTDSKHSKQRRALLKGAVGMSVLGIASGLTLAVPGISYAAALTREERDKLTPDQIIAGMKEGNVRFRSGKIQQHDYLAQKRASAEGQFPAAVILSCIDSRAPAEIIFDTGIGETFNARVAGNVSNNDLLGSMEFACAAAGAKVVLVMGHTACGAVRGAIDGVELGHLTGLLNQIKPAIAKTEFSGERTGKNAEFVDAVAKSNVLHTINEIRKQSEILSGLEKEGKIKIVGAMYNLNGGAVEFVS; via the coding sequence ATGTCAGAATCCCCAATCAGTCAAACAGATAGCAAACATTCCAAACAACGTCGTGCCTTATTAAAAGGTGCAGTCGGCATGTCTGTACTGGGTATCGCCAGCGGGTTAACTTTAGCCGTGCCTGGGATATCTTATGCGGCAGCATTAACGCGTGAGGAACGCGATAAACTCACGCCGGATCAAATTATTGCCGGAATGAAGGAAGGTAACGTTCGTTTTAGAAGTGGCAAGATTCAACAACATGACTATTTGGCGCAAAAACGTGCCAGTGCTGAAGGTCAATTTCCGGCTGCAGTCATTTTAAGTTGTATTGATTCACGTGCACCGGCTGAGATTATTTTTGATACTGGGATTGGTGAAACATTTAATGCCCGCGTTGCCGGTAATGTTTCCAATAACGATTTACTCGGTAGCATGGAGTTTGCCTGTGCCGCGGCGGGAGCAAAAGTTGTACTGGTGATGGGGCATACTGCGTGTGGCGCAGTACGTGGGGCTATCGATGGTGTAGAGCTTGGTCATTTGACTGGGCTGTTGAACCAAATTAAACCTGCTATTGCTAAGACTGAATTTAGCGGTGAAAGAACCGGCAAAAACGCTGAGTTTGTTGATGCTGTCGCTAAAAGTAATGTGCTGCATACCATCAATGAAATACGCAAACAAAGTGAGATCCTTAGCGGATTAGAGAAAGAAGGGAAAATTAAAATCGTTGGCGCTATGTACAACCTCAATGGCGGTGCGGTTGAGTTTGTGAGCTAA